Proteins encoded by one window of Nicotiana tabacum cultivar K326 chromosome 10, ASM71507v2, whole genome shotgun sequence:
- the LOC142165491 gene encoding uncharacterized protein LOC142165491, translating to MAAPSYFEEGQSTYRPPRFNGQYYGWWKTRMHDFIMAEDSELWDVIYDGPFVPMKTGGEGTSAKEIWEALQTAHEGTTQVKQSKIDILTTKYEFFEMKEDEYIQYMHTRFTSIINELHSLGEVIPRNKLVQKILSVLPSSWESKVNAITKAKDLQKLTIDELIGNHKLMR from the exons aTGGCTGCTCCATCATATTtcgaggaaggacaatcaacgtacagaccaccaagattcaaCGGCCAATACTATGGTTGGTGGAAAACAAGAATGCATGACTTCATTATGGCTGAGGACTCAGAGCTGTGGGATGTAATCTATGATGGACCTTTTGTTCCCATGAAAACTGGTGGTGAGGGAACA TCTGCTAAGGAGATTTGGGAAGCTCTTCAAACTGCCCATGAGGGAACTACTCAGGTTAAGCAATCCAAAATTGATATTCTTACTACTAAGTATGAGTTTTTTGAGATGAAAGAGGATGAGTATATTCAATATATGCACACACGTTTCACCTCCATTATCAATGAGCTTCACTCCCTTGGTGAAGTCATCCCAAGAAACAAGTTAGTACAGAAAATACTCAGTGTTTTACCCAGTTCTTGGGAAAGTAAAGTAAATGCTATCACTAAAGCTAAGGATTTGCAGAAGctgaccattgatgaactcattggaAATCATAAACTTATGAGATGA